GACCCCAAAAAAAAAGAAAACGTTAAAAGAACGTAAGAGTTTATATTATGCACTTCCGTCCAGATACACTCCATAACTATAAATATCACGTGTTAGTTAACAATCACAGGTGACGAGGCAGGTGTATCTAATAACTTAGACTCTTCTTGAGCTATAGAAGGATCCATTTTGGTAGATTGATATGAGAAAAAATCAGTCGCTTGTTTATATAGAAAGAGTCAGTCAGAGATTAACACCACCTATGACCTTTTTTTTTTTATTTGATCAACTACCACCTATGACCTACATAAAGGCTGAATAGCTTATTTATTGGCACACAAGAAAAATACATAATATTTTGGTGAATTATGTTTTTGATAAGATGTCTACAGAATATTTATAAAAAAAAAATTCTACCCACCATTCTATAAAAGTCACGTTTATTCTATATTAAAGATATAAAATCAAAATTGACAATAAGAAATTTTATGAGACTTTAGCCAAAAGTGTCTTAGAAGGTATTAGCGGAAATTAGATTTATACAGTTTGTTGATTTTAAAAGTATGGAGATTTGTTGAATTTGGAAATAATTTGAAAGAATTGTGTACATTTTAAAATCTATGAAAACAAATAATCTTAATAATTTTAAGAATCTATAAACCAATAACGCTACACTTTTGAAATTCTAACAATTATTACAATGTAACTCCCATTAAAGTGAAACTATATAAGTGGCCTAAAGTGGAATTAACTCAAACTCTATCAGACTTTTTCTTTTCTCATCCACAAGATTCGCTCGATCATTCAAGAAAATAAACAAATAATTGTGTAAAAACGTTACTCATGCAAAACGAAAGTTATTGGTTACACTTATTAGAGATAGCAATGTTTGGCTGGTGTTCATTTTGTGTAACATACACTGTTACAGAATTGCAAATAAAAGTTACATACGTGTTGTCTACCAACCTCATCAGTTTTACATTCACAAGTCTACGATATCCTCTGTTTAGGGAGATAAGCAGAGGAACTCAGCTCTTTAGCTAGCCGTAGCAGCAAACTGAAACGTTGCAGGCTTTGCCACAGGACAAACATCGTTATTATTTTTCTCTCTGTTTTTAAATAAAATGAATAACTAACAGAATAAAATAAAAGATATTATTGATTTTTTTGTGATTTATTCATTTCAAAATTTTCAAAAAAAGTTGTAACATTTTCACATCTTTATTATGAACTGTGAATTATAATCAACAACACACACACACATACAGAGAATACAGAGAACACTCCTCTGTTTCGGTAGGGAAAGGAACAAAGAAGGATTAACCAGATGTGTATCTACTAACTTAGGCTCTTCTTGAACTATCAAAGGATCCATTTTGCTAGATCACTATGTGAAACAAAGGATCAGATTAGTGATGTTCTTAAAGTGTGTATTGTTGTTGATGGTGAAGAAAATGGCAATAAGAGAAACCTTATCCATCATATTTTTTTTTTTCATCCATAAGATTCGCTCAAATCTAAACAATCAATAATTCAATAACATCAATAGACATTTATATAGTCTCTAACATTGAAACACGAAAGTAACTTGTTACACTTATTAGGCATTTGGTTGATGCTCATATTGTGTAGCAAACAAGTCTCTAACGTCCTCTATTTTGGGAGATAAGCAGAGGAGACTCAGCATTTTTAAGCCGTAGCAGCGCTGCACATGAGTGGACTGTTGCAGGCTATGCCACAGGACTGCCCACCCTTTGACAGGTACTGCTGATGATACTCCTCAGCTCTGTAGAATTTCTTAGCTGGTAGAATCTCAGTCATGATCTTACTCTCCATTTTTTTCTGGTGACGTTCCATTGACACCGCCGCTTGTTTCTCCTGCTCAGGTGTGTAGAAGTATATCCCTGATCTGTATTGGGTTCCAACATCTTTTCCCTGATAACAGTTCAAGTCATTAGCCACGGTAAAAATAGTCAAGGGATAGTTTCACTACATAGATATGTTATTATTATAAGTATTGTTCTCTATCCAAAGTCTTAAAACTTTAAAAATTTAGCAACCTCCAAACATAAAAAGTTTAAATCTTGGGACCAAGTTAAGAGAAACCCATAATGTACCTGGCGATTCAAGGTGGTGGGGTTATGTCTAGACCAGAAGGCATCAAGCAGAGACTCAAAGTTGCACTCTTTGGGATCATACTGAACCCTGACAACCTCTGCATGGTTCGTTGTGTTCGTGCAGACATCCTCGTATGAAGGATTGTGGAGGAACCCTTGGGTGTATCCAACCTCCGTATGAGTCACACCGGAGACTCTCTGAAACGCCAGCTCCACGCCCCAGAAGCATCCAGCGGCGAACTGTGCAAACTCATTTCCCGGCGCCGGAACGTCATTATCGTTTCCCTGAGTGATAGAAGAAAGATTCATGGCTAAGTTTTCTAGAGAGATTATTAGAGTTTATGTATTTTTTTTTTTGAGAAAGGAGTTTATGTAATTGCATCTAGATACACTCCATACCTGACCTATATATACCACCTGTATAGTTAACCATGGAGTGTATGTACTATGTGTTTCCGTCCAGATACACGATCTATAAATACCACATGCCATAGTTATCATTAAAGACCTTATTAGAGTGTATACGCTCTGTAATTCCGTCCAGATACACTCTATACATGATCTAACTATAGATCTCACGTGCTAGAGTGTATCCTATTGTACTTCCGTCCAGATACACTTTCTAGAACTAAAATAACAGCTGTAAAAAAAATAATAGCTGTATTTTTTTAACATTAAAAAGAACATTAGTGTGTATATACTATGTCTGTCCGTCAACATACACTCCATACATGAAAGAGAGGTGCAGCGAAACGGAACACGGGTCTAAGTTAGCGTTTGCGTTTTGATTGCGATCGCGATTAGAAACGGGGAGTTTGAATCGCAATGGTCACTGAACTTGGAAAGTGAAAAATTAAGGTCCAACATGTGTATGCTATTCGCTAAACTGAACCATATAAAGTTGAACCAAGAAGTTTAGGTTGAAATCTAACCTATATATATATATATATATAAGAAGTTTAGGTTGAAATCTAACCTATATATATATATATACACATATATATCTCAACTGATTTTATTATTGTCATCCAAATGAAAAAACAAAAACAATAGTGTGTAACAAAATTTAATATGCAACTGAATTGATCATGCACCTAGTTTAATGTAATCGAAATGAACTTAATTTTGTAAACCAAAATTAAATTTTTTTTTAGAACTCAAAATTAAATTGTTCATATCTATAGATATTAAAGGATCAAACCACCAAACATTTTTGGTTTGTGCTTAGTCATAACTCTCAAAAATATATCAAACCAAACCGAATACTCTTCGTACGCATTTAAATCAGAAAATATATATACACACTGTCTTCGAAAAAAAGAATGCATATACTTCTATGTAGAAGCACATTATATTTATCAATATAAATATTATACGAAAATATTTTTTTTCAAGTATATAAATGGTATAGATATATTTGCTTTTGTTAAATATAATGTGTTACTTATTATGAATGCTAAGGAATAATTTTTTTTAAAAAATAGAAGATATTTTATTAAGTATGATTAAATAGTTAGAAATCTTATTCCTGATCAAATGAGCAGAGCTATCGACAAAGTCATTTGAAACCGCATCCTATCTCTGAAGTCTGAACTACTCCACAACTCCAAGGCTGCACTGCTGACTCAGCCGTTGGTATCTTATCTATGGCAAATGATAGCTAAAGCATTATGTTTCATTTTTTGCTCATTCCATCTGTAAATGACCATATTGTTTTAAGTTGCTCAATAAATTTGAAATTTCATGGAAAATAGTTAGAAAGCTTAAAAATAAAAACATACACATTTTTAGGAAACATGCAATTTTTTGTGTTCTGTATTCAGTTTGAAGGTTTCAAAAAATTTGTTAACATTTCCACATCTTATTGTGAACTGAGAAATAGAAATCAACAACGCACACATGCAAACAATCAAACAAAGAAGGATCAGCTGTAGGTGTATCTATTAACTTAGGCTCTTCTTGAGCCATCGGAGAAGGAACAGTTGCAGGTAAATATACTAACTCAGGTTCTTCTT
The DNA window shown above is from Brassica oleracea var. oleracea cultivar TO1000 chromosome C3, BOL, whole genome shotgun sequence and carries:
- the LOC106335329 gene encoding peptide methionine sulfoxide reductase A2-like, producing the protein MNLSSITQGNDNDVPAPGNEFAQFAAGCFWGVELAFQRVSGVTHTEVGYTQGFLHNPSYEDVCTNTTNHAEVVRVQYDPKECNFESLLDAFWSRHNPTTLNRQGKDVGTQYRSGIYFYTPEQEKQAAVSMERHQKKMESKIMTEILPAKKFYRAEEYHQQYLSKGGQSCGIACNSPLMCSAATA